Proteins co-encoded in one Arthrobacter alpinus genomic window:
- a CDS encoding YegP family protein: MTGRIELHQETNGRYRAKLVDDLRNILAVSTEFESKKAALDGIFTLREIAGTAHISYCNSQENTAEHALRGPTPESLKPLLPTTLPKEFWPNR; encoded by the coding sequence ATGACTGGAAGAATCGAACTGCATCAGGAGACGAACGGACGCTACCGGGCAAAACTGGTCGATGACCTTAGAAACATACTCGCCGTCTCCACGGAGTTCGAATCGAAAAAGGCGGCCCTCGACGGCATCTTTACCCTGCGGGAAATTGCCGGCACAGCGCACATCAGCTACTGCAACTCCCAAGAAAATACAGCGGAACACGCACTCCGTGGCCCCACCCCGGAAAGTCTGAAACCGCTCCTACCCACGACACTACCGAAAGAATTCTGGCCTAACCGGTAG
- a CDS encoding GAF and ANTAR domain-containing protein, with protein sequence MTHDHRVTKSRDLQRLILESSEIESFLNALTRLAVHELSDASEEVLCGITLLRHKRAATVASSSQDAQDLDEVQYSYKDGPCLNAARNQTLEHIPDLQAEERWPEYSQNVVDRGIRSVLAVPFQLEQGDQAALNLYSKIPHKFTAEMKNLAQGYADEASQAFAIALRMARHQDTATDAVEAMKSRTTIDLAVGMIMGQNNCSQKRAVEILKAASSRRNIKLRQIAAALVAEKDLEAPTTHFEP encoded by the coding sequence GTGACACATGACCACCGGGTGACCAAGAGCCGCGATCTACAGCGGCTAATCTTGGAATCCAGCGAAATTGAAAGTTTCCTCAACGCACTAACCCGCCTGGCCGTTCATGAACTCTCCGATGCAAGCGAGGAAGTCCTCTGCGGAATCACACTGCTGCGGCATAAACGCGCCGCCACCGTGGCCAGCAGCAGCCAAGACGCCCAGGACTTGGACGAAGTTCAATACAGCTACAAAGACGGGCCATGCCTCAATGCTGCACGAAACCAAACCCTCGAACACATCCCCGACCTGCAAGCCGAAGAACGCTGGCCTGAATATTCCCAAAACGTCGTAGACCGCGGGATCCGCTCGGTGTTGGCCGTCCCTTTCCAACTCGAGCAGGGAGACCAGGCAGCGCTGAACCTCTACAGCAAGATTCCCCACAAATTCACCGCCGAAATGAAGAACCTCGCACAAGGCTATGCCGACGAAGCCTCCCAAGCTTTCGCTATTGCGTTGAGAATGGCACGTCACCAAGACACCGCCACCGACGCTGTGGAAGCGATGAAATCCCGGACAACCATTGACCTTGCCGTGGGAATGATCATGGGACAAAACAACTGCAGTCAAAAACGTGCCGTTGAGATCCTCAAGGCCGCCTCGTCCAGACGTAACATCAAGCTACGCCAGATCGCAGCAGCCCTGGTCGCGGAAAAAGATCTGGAAGCACCAACCACCCACTTCGAACCATAA
- a CDS encoding IS30 family transposase yields MSVDMAKYSILFRPDLLQVFWAGMQAGDFITDAVIPINTSRRTGRTVLAAAGGVRPRRGRNLKGRCLTFAQREEIAILYAQGQSLRAIGEVIGRSDSTVSRELRRNTKPGTAYRATSAHMLAYERASRPKPAKLHTNMALRTVVEEDLAKKYSPEQIAGRLRVQFPDQKEMRVSPETIYQSLYVQSRGALNRDLTACLRTGRAVRRPSRKAGQRKNRIPDMINISQRPPEVEDRAVPGHWEGDLIIGKGNQTAIGTLVERTTNYTMLVHLPDGYKAEQMREALTAKIKTLPQALRHSLTWDQGIEMQDWKTVKMDTGIDIYFCDPHSPWQRGINENTNGLLRQYFPKGTDLSIHSAQDLDWVAAELNDRPRKRLEFKKPIELIEPLLLQ; encoded by the coding sequence ATGAGTGTTGATATGGCGAAGTATTCAATCCTTTTCCGGCCGGATCTATTGCAGGTCTTTTGGGCAGGGATGCAGGCAGGTGATTTCATCACTGATGCCGTTATTCCGATTAATACCAGTAGGCGTACAGGGCGCACTGTCTTGGCCGCTGCCGGTGGCGTCCGACCTCGCCGTGGCAGGAATTTGAAGGGCCGGTGTCTGACGTTCGCCCAGCGTGAAGAGATCGCGATTCTTTACGCTCAGGGCCAGTCCTTGAGAGCGATCGGGGAGGTTATTGGCCGGTCGGATTCGACGGTCTCGAGAGAGTTGCGACGCAACACGAAACCCGGCACCGCCTACCGGGCAACCTCGGCTCATATGCTCGCCTACGAGCGTGCCAGCCGGCCGAAACCGGCCAAACTCCACACGAACATGGCCCTGCGTACAGTAGTGGAAGAGGACCTTGCCAAGAAGTATTCACCGGAACAAATCGCAGGACGACTGCGCGTCCAGTTCCCCGACCAGAAGGAGATGCGTGTGTCACCGGAGACTATTTACCAGTCCCTGTACGTCCAGTCCAGAGGCGCCTTGAATCGGGATCTGACCGCGTGTTTACGCACCGGGCGGGCCGTGCGCCGCCCCTCTCGCAAGGCCGGGCAGCGTAAGAACCGGATCCCAGACATGATCAATATTTCCCAGCGCCCACCCGAGGTAGAGGACCGTGCCGTACCAGGACACTGGGAAGGGGACCTCATCATCGGCAAGGGTAACCAGACCGCTATCGGGACCCTCGTGGAGCGGACTACCAACTACACAATGCTCGTTCACCTACCCGATGGCTACAAAGCCGAGCAGATGCGTGAGGCGTTGACCGCGAAGATCAAAACACTCCCGCAAGCGCTGCGGCATTCCCTGACGTGGGACCAAGGCATCGAAATGCAGGACTGGAAAACCGTGAAGATGGATACCGGCATCGACATCTACTTTTGCGACCCGCATTCGCCCTGGCAACGCGGTATCAACGAGAACACAAATGGACTGCTGCGCCAGTATTTCCCCAAAGGCACCGATTTGAGCATCCACAGTGCCCAGGATCTTGACTGGGTCGCCGCCGAACTCAACGACAGACCACGCAAACGACTAGAGTTCAAGAAACCGATCGAACTGATCGAACCCCTCCTATTGCAATGA
- a CDS encoding MerR family transcriptional regulator, whose product MVSNPHARGVYAISVAAELVGTGQQNLRLYERKGLLEPGRTEGGTRRYSEQDLVTLRRIAELLSLGLNLSGIRLVLLLEKENETLRTQLGDQAPTQVRHHSKSEKRQAPLRISESTPAL is encoded by the coding sequence GTGGTATCCAACCCGCACGCACGGGGCGTGTACGCGATCTCCGTCGCGGCTGAACTCGTCGGAACGGGCCAGCAGAACCTCCGGCTTTATGAACGGAAGGGGTTACTGGAACCGGGGCGTACCGAAGGAGGCACGCGCCGGTACAGCGAGCAGGACCTGGTAACCCTTCGACGGATCGCGGAGCTTCTCTCCCTGGGCCTGAACCTCTCCGGTATCCGCCTCGTTTTGCTGTTGGAGAAGGAAAATGAGACTTTGCGGACACAACTCGGGGATCAAGCCCCGACCCAGGTGAGACACCACAGCAAATCTGAAAAAAGACAGGCGCCGTTGCGCATCAGTGAGAGCACCCCCGCCTTGTAA
- a CDS encoding Hsp20/alpha crystallin family protein — MLMRTDPFRELDRLAQQVLGTSARPAAMPMDAWRDGDTFEVEFDLPGVAPDSINLDVERNVVTVRAERPGLDGNKEMLASERPRGVFSRQLVLGENLDTEHIEASYDTGVLTLRIPVAEKAKPRKIAITTKEGDRQAINA, encoded by the coding sequence ATGTTGATGCGTACAGACCCGTTCCGTGAACTCGACCGGCTCGCCCAGCAGGTGCTGGGAACTTCGGCCCGGCCCGCGGCGATGCCGATGGACGCCTGGCGTGACGGGGACACCTTTGAGGTGGAGTTTGACCTCCCCGGGGTAGCCCCTGACTCGATCAACCTCGATGTGGAACGCAATGTCGTCACGGTCCGGGCAGAGCGTCCGGGGCTGGATGGGAACAAGGAGATGCTCGCCTCCGAACGGCCCCGGGGCGTGTTCAGTCGCCAATTGGTTTTGGGCGAGAACCTAGACACAGAGCACATCGAAGCCAGTTACGACACAGGGGTACTAACCCTCCGCATCCCAGTAGCCGAGAAGGCCAAGCCACGCAAGATCGCTATCACTACCAAGGAAGGAGACCGCCAGGCCATCAACGCCTGA
- a CDS encoding J domain-containing protein: protein MLNAPDLYAVLNLAPQATTAEVRRAYRSLLRRHHPDTRPATATQGEVAVEHEC, encoded by the coding sequence ATGCTAAATGCCCCGGACTTATATGCCGTTCTGAACCTGGCCCCGCAGGCCACCACGGCGGAAGTACGGCGCGCATACAGGTCTCTGCTTCGACGCCACCACCCAGACACCCGCCCGGCGACGGCCACCCAGGGCGAAGTAGCCGTCGAACACGAGTGCTGA
- a CDS encoding GNAT family N-acetyltransferase has product MSLATIYPSGPRLSFRDFDAQDTADVHEYSADPLVTRFSTWGLNSLEQTTAFVEEAAQAHLLENRTAFSLAAVMDGKTIGSVGIWTTDAHDRNGELGYTFHRAYWGKGYASEAVAMLLSFGFTTLGFERITATCHPENQGSIRVLEKNGFSWEGRLRSHRLVRGKRRDSMLYSILRGE; this is encoded by the coding sequence ATGAGTCTTGCAACGATCTATCCGTCCGGACCCCGGCTAAGCTTCCGCGACTTTGATGCGCAGGACACCGCCGATGTTCATGAATACAGCGCCGATCCGTTGGTCACCCGGTTCTCCACCTGGGGGCTGAATAGTCTGGAGCAGACCACGGCATTTGTTGAAGAGGCCGCGCAGGCACACCTGTTAGAGAATCGCACAGCTTTTTCCTTGGCCGCTGTTATGGATGGCAAGACCATTGGATCGGTAGGCATTTGGACTACTGATGCGCATGATCGCAACGGCGAGCTAGGTTACACGTTCCACCGAGCGTATTGGGGCAAGGGATACGCGAGCGAGGCAGTGGCCATGCTCCTGAGTTTCGGCTTCACCACGCTTGGGTTTGAGCGCATCACTGCCACGTGCCACCCCGAGAATCAGGGGTCTATTCGAGTGCTGGAAAAGAACGGGTTCTCTTGGGAAGGACGGCTGCGTTCGCATCGGCTGGTCCGTGGGAAGCGCCGGGACTCCATGCTCTATTCCATCCTCCGCGGGGAATAG
- a CDS encoding formylglycine-generating enzyme family protein yields the protein MSSCCSPEGRDGQTHGITVAPQVFSLSLPPAQGSHHHDAAAAQEGHTARGDVLIPAGIFSMGDPFDEGYPADGETPVHKVRISAFSMSTTAVSNAEFAAFIDATGYRTESELYGTSAVFHLAVQADKPDILGTAAGTPWWLNVRGADWAHPAGPRSHWQDAADHPVTQVSHSDALAYCAWAARALPTEAQWEYAARGGLAGSRYPWGNELHGTDSAGETVHRCNIWQGTFPTENTCDDGYLTTAPVGSFEPNAYGLFQTSGNVWEWCADWFLPKYYKSCLSQGTVADPSGPTIGRGRVMRGGSYLCHDSYCNRYRLAARSSNSPESASGNLGFRTVAL from the coding sequence ATGTCTAGCTGTTGCAGTCCCGAAGGCCGAGACGGCCAAACCCACGGCATCACAGTCGCCCCCCAGGTCTTTTCCCTGAGCCTCCCGCCAGCGCAGGGTTCCCACCACCATGACGCGGCTGCTGCGCAAGAAGGCCACACCGCACGTGGAGATGTCCTCATACCGGCTGGCATCTTTTCCATGGGCGATCCCTTCGACGAAGGCTACCCGGCCGACGGCGAAACCCCCGTCCACAAGGTGAGAATTTCGGCCTTCAGCATGTCCACCACGGCCGTGAGTAACGCCGAGTTCGCCGCCTTTATCGATGCCACCGGATACCGCACCGAATCCGAGCTCTACGGCACCTCCGCCGTCTTTCACCTGGCTGTCCAGGCCGACAAGCCCGACATTTTGGGCACGGCCGCCGGGACGCCTTGGTGGCTCAATGTTCGCGGCGCGGACTGGGCCCATCCGGCCGGTCCTCGCTCGCACTGGCAAGACGCAGCAGATCACCCAGTCACCCAGGTATCGCACTCGGACGCGTTGGCGTACTGTGCTTGGGCGGCCCGCGCGCTTCCCACGGAGGCCCAGTGGGAGTATGCGGCCCGTGGCGGCCTGGCCGGTTCGCGCTACCCATGGGGCAACGAACTCCACGGCACGGATTCCGCCGGCGAAACCGTGCACCGCTGCAATATCTGGCAGGGCACCTTCCCCACAGAAAACACGTGCGACGACGGATACCTCACCACCGCGCCCGTGGGCAGCTTCGAGCCTAATGCTTACGGTCTCTTCCAAACCAGCGGCAACGTCTGGGAATGGTGCGCGGACTGGTTCCTGCCCAAGTACTACAAAAGCTGCCTGAGCCAAGGCACAGTTGCTGATCCGTCCGGCCCCACCATAGGACGCGGCCGCGTCATGCGTGGCGGTTCCTATCTATGCCACGATTCCTATTGCAACCGTTACAGACTGGCCGCCCGGAGCTCCAACTCCCCCGAATCGGCCAGCGGCAACCTCGGATTCAGAACCGTCGCGCTCTAA
- a CDS encoding phosphotransferase, with protein sequence MNQRITWAQLPAAVREGVENILGEVVAEAVSQPFGFSPGSADRVTLASGRRAFVKAVSADVNASTPELHRREAAVTAALPQGVAAPDFLGMYDDGTWVALVLADVAGRHPQEPWVEIDVLQVLDAVAEIGEIELPADIDLPLYQDSLRDAFRGWEKLQTRPLAGMDSWAAGNLPRLTELARLGTGFLAGESLVHGDLRADNILLTDQGVVLLDWPWAARGAAWVEGLSVLLNVKTLDPNASVGHFLADHRVFAEIRPQAITAVMAGWAGYFLDMSRCPAPPGIPTLREFQRLQADVLIDWLHARGL encoded by the coding sequence GTGAACCAGCGGATCACGTGGGCCCAGCTCCCTGCGGCCGTCCGTGAGGGCGTGGAGAATATTTTGGGAGAAGTGGTCGCCGAAGCCGTGTCTCAGCCTTTCGGCTTCTCGCCGGGATCGGCAGATCGGGTGACGTTGGCATCGGGGCGGCGGGCGTTTGTGAAGGCCGTTTCCGCCGATGTCAACGCGAGCACGCCGGAACTGCACCGCCGCGAAGCTGCGGTGACCGCGGCGCTACCACAGGGTGTGGCGGCTCCGGATTTCCTGGGGATGTACGACGACGGCACGTGGGTTGCGCTGGTACTGGCCGATGTTGCGGGCCGGCATCCGCAGGAACCGTGGGTGGAAATCGACGTGCTGCAGGTGCTGGATGCAGTAGCTGAAATAGGGGAGATCGAGCTGCCCGCCGATATTGACCTGCCGCTCTATCAGGACTCGCTCCGTGATGCGTTTAGAGGGTGGGAAAAACTGCAAACGAGGCCCCTAGCCGGCATGGACTCTTGGGCAGCCGGGAACTTGCCGAGGTTGACTGAATTGGCGCGACTGGGCACCGGATTCCTGGCAGGGGAATCGCTGGTCCATGGAGATCTGCGTGCCGACAACATCCTCTTGACCGATCAAGGTGTGGTGCTTTTGGACTGGCCGTGGGCTGCCCGCGGCGCCGCCTGGGTTGAGGGGCTCAGCGTGCTGCTCAACGTCAAGACACTGGATCCGAACGCGTCGGTGGGACACTTCCTGGCCGATCATCGCGTCTTTGCCGAGATACGCCCGCAGGCCATCACTGCCGTCATGGCAGGATGGGCCGGCTATTTCCTTGATATGTCCCGATGCCCGGCACCGCCGGGCATCCCCACGCTCAGGGAGTTTCAGCGACTGCAGGCGGACGTCCTGATCGACTGGCTCCACGCCCGCGGACTATGA
- a CDS encoding glycine C-acetyltransferase, giving the protein MYTSMKDALTAELDEIRTAGLFKTERKITSAQSSHITAGALDGTGAPVLNFCANNYLGLADHPEIIGAAKNAMDSHGFGMASVRFICGTQDLHLELEAAVSAFLGTEDTILFSSCFDANGGVFESLFGADDAIISDSLNHASIIDGIRLSKAARFRYANQDMADLETQLQGAAALRDGAGARRTIIVTDGVFSMDGFLAPLVAICDLAEQYGALVMVDDSHAVGFMGATGAGTPEHAGVSDRVDIYTGTFGKALGGASGGYVAGRGEIVAMLRQKARPYLFSNSLAPAIVAATLKALELVAASAELRTKLFENAALFRRRMSEEDFELLPGEHAIVPVMFGDAVEAARVADAMLEHGVFVTAFSFPVVPRGAARIRVQLSAAHSADDVETCVRAFVAARGGAE; this is encoded by the coding sequence ATGTACACCTCCATGAAAGATGCGCTCACCGCCGAACTGGATGAGATCCGCACCGCCGGACTGTTCAAGACCGAACGCAAGATCACCTCGGCCCAGTCCAGCCACATCACGGCTGGCGCGCTGGACGGCACAGGCGCACCCGTGTTGAACTTCTGCGCCAACAACTACCTTGGCCTGGCCGATCACCCGGAGATCATCGGCGCCGCCAAGAACGCGATGGACAGCCACGGCTTCGGCATGGCCAGCGTGCGCTTCATCTGCGGAACTCAGGACCTGCACCTGGAGCTGGAAGCAGCCGTCTCCGCGTTCTTGGGCACCGAGGACACTATTCTGTTCTCGTCCTGCTTTGATGCCAACGGTGGCGTGTTTGAATCGCTGTTTGGAGCGGACGACGCCATCATCTCCGACTCCCTGAATCACGCCTCAATCATCGACGGCATCCGCCTGTCCAAGGCCGCGCGTTTCCGCTATGCCAACCAGGACATGGCAGATCTGGAAACCCAGCTGCAGGGTGCCGCAGCACTGCGTGATGGTGCCGGGGCCCGGCGCACCATCATCGTCACCGACGGCGTGTTCTCCATGGACGGTTTCCTGGCACCACTTGTTGCCATCTGCGATCTCGCCGAGCAGTACGGCGCCCTGGTCATGGTGGACGATTCCCACGCCGTGGGCTTCATGGGCGCCACCGGAGCAGGCACCCCCGAGCACGCTGGGGTTTCGGACCGCGTGGACATTTACACGGGCACCTTCGGCAAGGCTCTGGGCGGCGCGTCGGGCGGCTACGTCGCCGGCCGCGGCGAAATCGTTGCGATGCTGCGTCAAAAGGCCCGCCCGTACCTGTTCTCCAACTCCTTGGCCCCGGCCATTGTGGCTGCCACGCTCAAAGCGCTGGAGCTGGTGGCAGCTTCGGCCGAACTGCGCACGAAGCTCTTCGAGAACGCCGCACTGTTCCGCCGCCGCATGAGCGAGGAGGACTTTGAATTACTCCCCGGTGAGCATGCCATTGTGCCCGTCATGTTCGGTGACGCTGTGGAAGCAGCCCGCGTGGCCGATGCCATGTTGGAGCACGGCGTCTTTGTTACGGCCTTCAGCTTCCCCGTGGTGCCGCGCGGCGCCGCCCGCATCCGGGTGCAGCTTTCGGCTGCGCACAGCGCGGACGACGTCGAAACCTGTGTCCGTGCCTTTGTCGCCGCCCGCGGGGGAGCCGAGTAG
- the tdh gene encoding L-threonine 3-dehydrogenase, whose protein sequence is MKALYKSGPHAGFELVDRPEPSAGEGEVKIRVHTTGLCGTDLHIQAWDAWAAATINAPLIAGHEFYGEVVAVGGGVHSTKVGDKVSGEGHVVCGLCRNCRAGRRHMCINTISVGVQRDGAFAEYVVIPESNVWVHKDPSITPELGAIFDPLGNAVHTALSFGLVGEDVLVTGAGPIGLMAVAVARHAGARKIAITDVSEPRLAMAAAMGADLAVNVATTRLKDAQRELGMCEGFDIGLEMSGHPTALPEMIDNMNHGGRIAMLGLPSESIDINWGKVVTHMLTLKGIYGREMFETWYAMSAMLSSNPVLRAAVASVVTDTLPATEWEQAFEIARSGRGGKVVLDWTVFA, encoded by the coding sequence ATGAAAGCACTGTACAAATCCGGTCCACACGCTGGGTTCGAACTTGTGGACCGTCCCGAGCCTTCCGCAGGGGAGGGTGAAGTCAAGATCCGCGTACACACCACAGGCCTTTGCGGGACCGATCTGCACATTCAGGCGTGGGACGCCTGGGCCGCCGCAACCATCAACGCACCGCTCATCGCGGGCCACGAATTCTACGGCGAAGTGGTGGCAGTGGGCGGCGGCGTGCACAGCACCAAGGTGGGGGACAAGGTTTCCGGCGAAGGCCATGTGGTGTGCGGTTTGTGCCGAAACTGCCGTGCCGGTCGCCGCCACATGTGCATCAACACGATTTCCGTGGGCGTGCAGCGCGACGGTGCCTTCGCCGAATACGTGGTCATCCCCGAGTCGAATGTGTGGGTGCACAAAGACCCGTCCATCACGCCAGAGCTCGGCGCCATCTTCGATCCGTTGGGCAACGCCGTCCACACCGCACTGAGCTTCGGCTTGGTTGGCGAAGACGTTCTGGTCACCGGTGCCGGCCCCATCGGCCTGATGGCGGTAGCCGTTGCCCGCCACGCCGGAGCCCGCAAAATCGCCATCACCGACGTCTCCGAACCCCGCCTGGCCATGGCAGCCGCGATGGGTGCGGACCTTGCCGTCAACGTCGCCACCACCCGCCTCAAAGATGCGCAACGGGAATTGGGCATGTGTGAAGGCTTCGACATCGGCTTGGAAATGTCCGGCCACCCCACGGCCCTTCCGGAAATGATCGACAACATGAACCATGGCGGCCGCATCGCCATGCTCGGCCTGCCGAGTGAATCGATCGACATCAACTGGGGCAAGGTCGTCACCCACATGCTCACCCTCAAGGGCATCTACGGGCGCGAAATGTTTGAAACCTGGTACGCCATGAGTGCCATGCTCTCCTCCAACCCCGTGCTGCGCGCTGCCGTCGCCTCGGTGGTCACGGACACGCTGCCGGCTACTGAATGGGAGCAGGCCTTCGAGATCGCCCGCTCCGGCCGGGGTGGCAAAGTGGTCCTCGACTGGACCGTCTTCGCCTAA
- a CDS encoding LysR family transcriptional regulator: MELHQLHMLRELGELGSVKAVAETLSVTPSAVSQQIALLQRQVETPLTRKDGRNLVLTEAGKVLAAAGAQVIDAMATAKAAIGTYQDDTSGTVTISGFHSAGQALFAPLVRKLAALRASGGVGASNDPDDGGGPGDAAMATAAAVTSGSVTSGSSSSGSISVPQLRFSDEDVAQQDFAALTARYDLVLAHRMDHSPPWPQPGLRVIPLAREPLDVAVAIDHPLAAKTAVSAADVVRYPWVSSRSGYSPADVLMAVGAMASHPVEVVHRINDYSAAAALVSTGEVIGLLPRYTSGPVLNPGGAATAQVVLLPLTGINTRRRIDLLARPENLRRASVLLVAQAMQEVMAELTAD; encoded by the coding sequence ATGGAACTCCATCAACTGCACATGCTCCGTGAACTGGGCGAGCTGGGCAGCGTCAAGGCTGTGGCCGAAACCCTGTCCGTCACCCCTTCCGCCGTGTCCCAACAAATTGCGTTGCTGCAGCGTCAGGTGGAAACACCGCTGACTCGCAAGGACGGGCGAAACCTGGTGCTGACGGAAGCCGGCAAGGTGCTCGCAGCAGCCGGGGCCCAGGTCATCGACGCGATGGCCACGGCGAAGGCGGCTATCGGCACCTATCAGGACGACACCAGCGGAACAGTCACCATCAGTGGTTTCCACAGCGCCGGTCAGGCTCTATTCGCCCCGCTGGTCCGGAAGTTGGCGGCGCTGCGTGCCTCGGGAGGTGTGGGTGCGTCCAATGACCCGGACGACGGCGGCGGGCCAGGAGACGCTGCAATGGCCACCGCAGCGGCCGTCACCTCCGGCTCGGTCACGTCCGGCTCGAGCTCTTCTGGCTCGATCTCGGTGCCGCAGCTGCGATTCTCTGATGAGGACGTGGCGCAGCAGGACTTTGCGGCGTTGACGGCCCGTTACGATCTGGTGTTGGCACACCGCATGGACCACAGTCCACCCTGGCCGCAACCTGGGCTGCGCGTCATCCCCCTGGCAAGGGAACCCCTCGACGTTGCCGTGGCGATTGACCACCCGCTGGCCGCTAAAACAGCGGTGTCCGCGGCCGACGTCGTGCGCTATCCATGGGTGAGCAGTCGCAGCGGCTACTCCCCCGCGGACGTTCTGATGGCTGTGGGTGCCATGGCTAGCCATCCAGTGGAGGTGGTGCACAGGATCAACGATTACTCGGCCGCCGCGGCGCTGGTATCCACGGGCGAGGTCATTGGGTTGCTGCCGCGCTACACCTCCGGCCCAGTGCTAAATCCCGGCGGTGCCGCCACTGCCCAGGTGGTGCTGCTGCCGCTAACAGGCATCAACACCCGGCGGCGGATTGACCTGCTGGCCCGGCCGGAAAACCTGCGACGTGCCTCGGTGCTGCTGGTGGCCCAAGCGATGCAGGAGGTCATGGCTGAGCTCACCGCTGATTGA
- a CDS encoding arylsulfatase produces the protein MSKPNVILICVDEWRGDALSSDGHPYVETPHLDELARGGVRFSKGYSATPTCVPARVALFTGQSQEKHGRVGYDEGVPFDVAHPVTIQSEFKKAGYHTQAIGKMHVHPERARIGFDDVILHDGFMHYSRRKFKQNFAFFDDYVPWLRRQPGSTPEAEYFDHGVNCNSVVARPWDKAEHLHPSHWIGTQAIDWMYRRDPSKPFFLYLSWHRPHPPYDPPQWAYDQYLDIDPYKAVEGDWEQDWDEFRKDGDYQAAFGTLPDRTVHRARAGYYGLMAQIDLQINRIKESLVDFGLAEDTIIAFTSDHGEMMGDHHMFRKALPYEGSARVPFIIADAPSAKDSARGAVMDGVVELRDLMPTLLDLAGVDIPDSVDGKSLAPHVRGEKAAGPVRDYLHGEHVYFAQNIHWLTDGKVKYVWGSAKGVEQLFDLAADPDECHNLAREEASTPQLALWRARMVESLDGREEGFVQDGKLVAGRPVVSILAHTRERIAAVL, from the coding sequence GTGTCTAAGCCAAATGTAATTTTGATTTGTGTTGATGAATGGCGGGGTGACGCCCTATCTTCGGATGGGCACCCGTATGTGGAGACGCCCCATCTGGATGAGTTGGCGCGCGGTGGCGTCAGGTTTTCCAAGGGCTATTCGGCGACGCCCACCTGTGTCCCGGCACGCGTTGCGCTCTTTACCGGGCAGTCGCAGGAGAAGCACGGCCGGGTGGGCTACGACGAGGGTGTGCCCTTTGATGTGGCGCACCCGGTCACTATCCAAAGTGAGTTCAAGAAGGCCGGCTATCATACCCAGGCCATCGGAAAGATGCATGTCCACCCGGAACGGGCTCGCATTGGCTTTGACGACGTCATCCTGCACGACGGGTTCATGCACTATTCGCGGAGAAAGTTCAAGCAGAACTTTGCCTTCTTCGACGACTATGTTCCGTGGCTGCGGCGTCAGCCGGGCAGCACCCCGGAGGCGGAGTACTTTGATCACGGGGTGAACTGCAATTCCGTGGTGGCCCGTCCCTGGGACAAGGCAGAGCACCTGCACCCCAGCCACTGGATTGGTACCCAGGCCATCGACTGGATGTACCGGCGCGACCCGTCCAAACCCTTCTTTCTGTACCTGTCCTGGCACCGGCCGCACCCGCCGTATGATCCGCCGCAGTGGGCCTATGACCAGTACTTGGACATTGACCCCTACAAAGCAGTGGAAGGCGACTGGGAACAAGATTGGGATGAGTTTCGCAAGGATGGTGACTACCAGGCTGCCTTTGGGACACTGCCGGATAGGACCGTGCACCGCGCCCGGGCCGGCTACTACGGCCTGATGGCCCAGATTGACCTGCAGATCAACCGGATTAAGGAATCTCTCGTGGACTTTGGCCTGGCGGAGGACACCATCATCGCGTTTACCTCCGACCACGGGGAAATGATGGGCGACCACCACATGTTCCGCAAGGCGTTGCCCTATGAAGGCTCTGCGCGGGTCCCGTTCATCATTGCCGATGCGCCCTCCGCCAAAGACTCGGCCCGAGGCGCCGTCATGGATGGCGTCGTCGAACTGCGGGATTTGATGCCCACATTGCTGGACTTGGCGGGTGTGGACATTCCCGATTCAGTGGACGGCAAGTCGCTCGCGCCCCACGTCCGGGGCGAGAAAGCAGCCGGTCCGGTCCGGGACTACCTGCACGGTGAGCACGTCTATTTCGCGCAGAACATCCATTGGCTGACCGATGGCAAGGTCAAGTATGTGTGGGGTTCTGCCAAAGGCGTGGAGCAGCTCTTTGACCTGGCCGCCGATCCCGATGAATGCCACAACCTGGCACGTGAGGAAGCCTCGACTCCGCAACTGGCCCTGTGGCGGGCCCGAATGGTGGAGTCGCTGGACGGCCGTGAGGAGGGCTTTGTGCAGGACGGCAAACTGGTGGCTGGCCGCCCCGTGGTCTCGATCCTGGCGCATACCCGCGAACGGATCGCCGCAGTGCTGTAA